AAAACGATTTAAAACTAGTTTATTAGTCACTTAGTCTAATTTAGATCTTTAATATTTGATcaagaaaatttttttcaacaaaaacagGTTTGTGAAGACCACCTGAAATTGGTTTTGTAGTTGtttatggttaaaaattagtttaaaaaaattcgcAGACCAtggttatataggtatttggtaTAAGTAAACCACaccttaaatattgtttttacatttgcatgttgttaacaaaatatataaatatttattttatagggaGGTATGTAaaatgaagttaaaaaaaaaaaaatgccaactattgataaatagttttttgtggccaatgacttattattatatatcataaaccAACTGAATTCAATCCATTCATGCATGAAGAAAATTAGGCTGCATCATATCCAGTTTCGAAGCACATCAAGGACTGTAGACATCATtaccaacatattatgttagattaaaatgttaacGTCAGCGacaattttacatttcaaattGTTGGTAGTATATTAACGAACCTTTTGATGGttgttaaagttattataacaaTGCCAATTAAAGTCTTGGTCCACCAAGTTATCTTTGGTGCCGTACAATGTGTGGTGACCGGAACTGATCGAGAATGATGACATCAAGAACTGAGCTAAGTGCAGCGTAcccaaatatgtatataatatatatatatattatctacatataatattatattaattaataaattacggTAGTctaatgtaaacaataataaaaagtaaaaagtaaaatttaaaaatactgatgCAACATGAATTAATGCAGACTGGACTGACGAGTAGGAGGATTAAACCTTTAAAATTCACCTACGTGTGTGTATTCACTGGTGATTCGTCAAAATATCAGCGATTAATGTTATAATCATACTCTGGTATTAAAACATTGTCGCGCGAAGAGGTCTGTCGGGACTCGGGTAATGTGGAACCAATTATCGagtgtgattaaaaaattattgcatttatGTGTAACGatttccaattaaaaaaatatataaaatcaaacaatataaacaatgaATTTTTATTACTCACAAGTCAGTAAAGGACATATGTAGAGATCTGTAAAAAATAGAACTGGTGCACCGCTGGACGTAGAGCTTATCACACGCACACTCACGAACAAACGGCCACTATAATACGACTGTATGGGAGGCGAGGGCCGAGGAGAGAAAATTTCGTAGTCGTCTCTCTGTGTTGTGCGAACATTTTTTGATAACCCCAGTCGGCAGTCACAAACGAACGGGGGAAACGCCATAGATTTAGATAGTATCAATAGTAGCCCAAGCGTGTTCAAGGTCAGCTATAAGCAGCACAAATGCTTCCCCACCCATTCGTCGGCCATCGCCGTTATCACCACGGGATTCGGTAGATAATAACCAATACTACGACCAGTAcgacagcaacaacaacaagtAATAAGCAATATTGATATTGGACATACTAGTGATGTTAAactgtgataaatatttatcacactGTGAATTTGCTACTGTGATAATATAAATCACAGTGAAAATAGCAGTGATTGCTACTTTAACTGCTACTTTTTACTTTCACATATCAATAGGCGATTGAAAGTGATTAGATGTAACTGGTACGCAGCGTatcattatatgttattttacaaccCCTGATAATAATGTTCTATATTGTaataaccataaataataaaaaaaatgctatagTAAATAGTATGACGATGACCTTGACCTATTGCACAGCGCACAATGCACATTCACACTATCACAATATCACTACATACTGGTTTTATCAGCGGTAATCAACAATTGACcacattataaaattgttaaatcacggtttaaattaatctatgtataatatgataatttaccaACATTTCccgcataaatttaaataatattataattataaattatttattgcaaataATCATAGGTCccaaatattatagattgacTGCAtagtatgaaatttttttttttgtactatttgaATTAgagattaatataaaaatccgGAATTCCAACTATTTTTGTAACACTTGAAACACTTCATATGCACAGTACAGTTTACAGTGTAAGCAAGTTTGATTTTCTTGGATGTtgaacaatttcatattttcttcAATTTGTTTGTTggttcaaattattaattaatatttattttctcattaattttattgcttaacatttattattttaatatgagccAAACAACTGAAAAAAAGCGTTTTAGTATTGTCTGGCAGTACATGACAGCGGTAGATAGTATAATAGCTGTATGTGACActtgtcaaaaaaaattgtcatacaAAACttcattaacaaatttaaaaaaacatttaaaggcTGTTCATGGGATCAATATTACAGAAAAAGtatgtatctatttaaaataaaaaattatattataaaaaaaagatgaatTCCAAGTGTCATTTGATTTAGTAGGCTACTAGGCTGACCTTATGTTTTtatgaataacaattaattttatttaatggaaTAGGTTGATAGAGAAAGCACTCCTGATGTTGATAATGTGGTTAGTTCATCAGGTTTGACTGCAAGCACCACTTTACTACATTATACTTACCAATTTGAGtattgcaattttattataactattttgctGTTTGTTGTGTGTTATgacgtgtattgtgtataaatattatattatagttattatttatttattattattatgacaattaaTGTGAacactactatattattattatattattatattatacctagttattatttatttattattattgtgaacacaactatattataattatacttaccaATTTgagtattgacattttattataactatttttatgtatctatagaATAAATTGTTccgtatatcttaaaccgtgcatataaattacttaacagAGTTTACAGTTAACACTGTTAACAGTGATTTTAaactgtgaaaaatatttatcacactGTGAATTTGCTAGATGATAACTGAATAACTGATAACGAGTAACGATAATGTGAATTGTGATCAGTGATCActgttattttatgtacaagTAGCAGGCACTGTTACTGCTACTCATTCAGTCACAGTGAAAAGTAGCAGTGACTGCTACTTTTTAACATCACTAGGACATACCATATTaccatattttatgttgtatatttcagtcttcaatacttttattagttgtaagttgtaacaagTACTAACGACCACGAACCACCTGCCGGAAACTTCAAACGTCGACGATTGCGAAAATATCCATAATTCATACTTGATGCTagctctaataataatattacctataagttatagtaatattattgtcgaatGATGACTCACTTGTGTTTACTCACTTAAAGTTGTAACGTATACTTCTACTATTACTCTTCTGTAGGTTTTGTGTgtgtaatattacataattctaTTTGAAATACTGAACATGGTCCACTCGCACCGTACAAAAAACTATGATGAGTTTATGGCGCTCATGAAAACATTGGAGGAATCAAAACAGAAGACTTTTGTCGTTTTCACGGGTACGCCCAATGAGAGTGGTGAGAGTTGGTGTTCAGACTGTGTTATAGGTATGTGATCGATAATTATTCCTTGATACACTCATTTTTGGTCATAACAGTAAAGTAACAAGTCTTAATGAtgttttttgttctttttttcaacAATCATTTAATTGTTATAGCCGATCCAGTCATCAAGAAACAAATAGAACACAATGAGGAACATCTAAAAGACACAAATATTGTATATGCTCAAGTTGGCACAAGAGAAGAGTGAGTTTTATGCttttaaaacacttttttatagtgtatttttgctcagaattaggtatatattttataacataacaaacctgcaaatattttttatgtccaagtattgattaaatattatactatattaatgtatacttaATGAATGGTAATGGTACTCATAGGTACTAGAAaagataataaaacattttaactattttttgttATGGAATATCAAAGTAGGTATTGTTAGAATATTTAGGTTATCTTTATACTtagattttagtatattatgtattttaaattaataattaaatagtgacAAATAACTGATTccattaatgtaaaaaataagtggGTACCGTTTTGCTCAGTAGCGTATTAAGGTTTGTGTAATTTGGGTGAGGTAAGATTTTATCCAGTTACTCCGCTTTTAAAGTTAGAGGCCTTAAGTTAGGACTCCGAAAAcctttgcatattatatacagtcaattggggaggggggaggggtatcatgaaaataataagttcaaacacttaaaaaatatatgttcctTTAGgtaagtaaactttttttttgttataggtagaaaaacttatgtgaaatcttttattaaaatttttaattttagctataaaagaacatttttatgaatttctaacttaaaaattatttacaaaattttaaaatgttatggctTTAActagttcaaaaagagtcaaaatattttgaaaatgtttgaaattatgtaaaatgctaatataaaaatgtagttgaAAATGTCAGggtttggttaggttaggttagtatggctattaatatttgaacataaataaaatattttttttttttttacaactgaGATTTAAATGTCAATAGTTATTTGTAATATGTTCTTACAGGTGGAAGAATAACAATGACAATCCATTTAAATTGGACAAAAAAATACGATTGCAGTTCTTACCTACACTGCTTAGATGGGGTACATTGCATAAACTCCAAGTAGAAGAATGTTTGAAACCCGATTTACTTAACATGATCTTCGAAGACACAGAAGATGATTCTTAAGATACGCacaacttattaaaaaatattgttaacaatgatataaatgtaattatttattattattttttattgatcatagCGCCAATATAACATCGACAATTATAGCCATTTGCATTttgtcggggggggggggggtccggtTGTTTGAGGAATGCATGTTTGTGAGCCTAGGATTCGTCAGTTGAAACCCGGGTAGTCTCTCATTAGGGAACTAGCAGTGCCGGCCGATGCCTAGAATGTTTAATTGTCCTACCTACTTTTCTTCTGTCAATACCCATCCATGATCCgccatttttctaaaaatgaaatcttccctgaatgtttaaattagcatttcctatacggctatacaccacctaaatattttgactttagTTTTAGCTGTTTGTGggtattttcagtttttttttctagaaatgtcaatgaaattttagttgttgggtcaaaaagtatgaacatttaatacaaggctcatgatatattgttacaaatagCAGttgacaattataaaaatagataggtacaatttttgaaattgaaaattgacaaAATGATTTTTCAACTTTATAGCTgaagtttgaaaattgaaaacaaagttCTATGTAAGtatgttattctgtaaccaaaaaatatcaaataaaattttttttatatctagttaatagttatattgttcaaattggacgaaattagatatttaaacgaagaagaacGATTTTAGTTGCATGTAAGTATGTAACATAGGGTCCAAGTGTTGCTCAGGCAACACCTTAAATACGTGTGCGTGGGTAGGTATTGATAGAAGAAAAATAGGAAATTCTATAGGTcggtataacagtattatgaggagtaggtcacctaaaattatttgagcaacaccatttttttttatgatacacgcCACTGTTtgtgttatacctattttaaaaatattattcgtgggtaattggaacatctaaaatatattattatatacaaatatgataataaacaaataatcaaagatgggcaagttaatgaaaataattaacttaagttaagttaagaagaCACAAGATccataagttaaaagttaatatagactaaaatattaacttaactcagtttaaaaaaagttaattaatttttttttaattaatatataaatcacataaaaagtaaatgtgtctttctagtttctaatttataaattataaaaaacaattttattgaacttttatcataatgtacactgtatacccttttactttactattatttactaatttaaactatactcatctcaaattaataatttaacaaatatattttttatcgtatagcaattgaatgtcataatacgtgaactgtgaagatgagtacatgaccttcatgtatattataagttgtataacataaaaaccTAACacttgtcaatttgtaatttaaaattattaattttataaaaaacttttataattgcaactctcataatacctatataatttacaacttaataaaatatattaatatactgctGCAAGTCCTCTTCGTTtcaaccagggactggaaccttttgaatttatcggtatcggttccggtaccggttctccaaaaataaaataacaattccggttcggttctggttctttaatgaaaaaaaataaaggtaccggtcccaaataatttaggttctggttccagataatttcggtaccaaaaagtttaataatttcaaatagtcatccagaatgtgggtataattgaggttaggttaggttaattgaggtatgaataatattagaaaacttataatatatcatagatacataggttatacacaaaaccgtaatacctttaaatatgataaataaaattattttatttttgaacctaaaagtacctttttaatttaaaaattccggttcggtttcagtactttattatcttaaaataaaggtttcggttccggttccggttcttaatattttaaaggttcctgTTCCAGAACCGATTattttaggttcggttccagtccctgatttcAACACACAAAATGGGCCAACAAACTAGATTTTTTTTCACGGGTGTTTAAATGTAACAAGCAGAGTGTTTATTTTTGGGTCCATCCGCGGGCCCGGCCTTAATGTTCAACAGAGTCTGaccctattaatataattattaattattatatttattatgttgattGATGTATGTATTTGCTTATCAATACTTATGTGATACTCACATTtcctaacatattataatattataatttacaaccaaTGAAATATTTGTGGTATTAAAAGaatttacaatgtatatttattatttatatcgggAGTATCCAAAttcacccaaaatatttttgtcccaATGTACAATTTTCCCAATTTTGGAATAAAAGTTAATTGGgagaattgtttattatatacataaataattgggataattgttatttagaaaccaaaatattcgatatataatcttaaataatcttatattatccgagtgataagcacttgtccgaaaaatgataaggaccGATAAGAGTGGTTGTACGTACAGTGGTTAACCtgtggttaccctgtgaccaacttgacgtggtgttgcacagcaagtcgggggatattttcgatttgcggagcggagcgacggcgccgaggagcgtagcgacgagtgccgctagcaaGGCATCACtgtatgatgtttttttaaaatttgtgtcaCTGTAATATGCTGGTATATGCTGGTATCATGGTATCGTGGTATAAGCTATATGTTATCATTATCAGCTATCACAgaatatgttataagttatcACTTTCTTTGGAACAATGTGTATTGGGATAATAATTTTCGGAATAAACTAATTGGGAGAATtgtttatttgacattttctaATTTGGACTAATAGTTTTtggaagaaaatgtatttttcggaATGAATATGATTGGAGAGAAAAATTATtggggagaaaaaaaattgggagaATTGGTAGCGATCCATTTATATCATtccagtacctacctaatctatTTTGCAggttaaatgtaaatgtatagaatatcaaaacattgtttaatgaattgtagaaatattttattgtttgcgtttattttgtttatcaaaatCTCAACAACTTTAGTTCAAAACTAATTTCTGTCGAGTTACCTAATCGAGAAAATAACGAGGTCAACGTTttggaatatttattataaatatataatttttatttcaaattttcatttatttaaaacaatcaaaattcAACTTCAACTTTATAACGTACCTTTACTTATTAAGACCAAAAACAATTAAACTTTTGATTTAGGGGAGGAGGTCAGGAGGATATATcagatttttaaacatttacaataGGTTGTAGCATAAACATGGTTGGGAAACACTGtactatactaatataggtacattaacaattaaaaaaaaatcattttcataatttacagaaaaaagTAAAGAAGTTTATATTGTTAGGTTCATTCTACTCCTTAGGTTGAGGGAttacaaagaaaatattttacgtcatatctattattttattacgtattttattattttatatcaaatttaaaatttaaaaattgtttaaatataatagcacatgatttaaaatttaaaataaaaatccacgTAAGATGATTATTCTGTagccaacaaaatataaaaacacattttttttttttatagttattttatattcaaatatggacaaaattataataatgaagaagaacgattttagttttgttttatacattaaaactatttttttttatttagaaacaaAGCCCTCGGTAGCAAGGCCATtgggatatataatatataataatgttacaacaTGTTATGTGTTAGAAAAAAAGACAaagaaagataaaatataatttaatatgtatgattATTAGATTAGTTTGAGCAAACCAGATTGTTGAAGGAAGGCTATTATATTGGAGACTGGTAGGTTAGGTCCGAGGCTTTCAAATATGTCTTCTGGAAGTTGGTGTGTTCCCTTGCATCGCGGTAGGTGTTACACTCGGTCATGATGTGTTTGATCGTTAACTTGACGCCACAGGATGAGCATATAGGGGGTTCCTCGCGAGACATTAGGTAACCATGAGTGAGTTTGGTGTGACCTATTCGGAGTCTGTTGATGCTGGATTCTATTTTCCGATTTGGGTGGTTGTTTGGCCAATTTAGGGTTGATTGCTTTATCTCTTTAAGTTTAGTTCTctgttaaaactattattcgtgggtatttaaaacttctaaaatatatcattacgTCGCCCCAGTTCAAGACTGCAACAActcaaaaaaatcgaaaaatgagtTAGATACGTCATTTTTTCCGGTTTTTTTTTgggattttaattcaataacgaaataaaaacaagttaaatTATTGATCACTAGAGAGCTCTTATTTCGTTTTAgaacaacataaaattgtttatcatattcAATTCAATAGTGAAACAAGTATAGTTATTGCAGTATTGAACTGatgataaaacttatttatagcAACATCTCCTTATCGACTATCCATTTCAAGACTGCAACAACTCGAAATTTAAGAAATCCGAGTTATGTACACCATCAgctttagttatttattatatttgaatattgaattgttatagtacctactggtttataatattataatattattatgtttgatgataatattattttcttatggtGTCTTagttaagaatattaatatttacaaatctcGTATTGTATACctgtcattttaatattattttaattaagtcctatagtgtaattattactatttcaagtgtttttgaatacaaatatgtCTAGACAACAATCAAAAAGAGCAAAATTAATGGTGTCAAGCTCAATTAAACCTGATTGTTTGCCTATTGTTGAACACAGAAAGGAATATTCTAAATCTACAATGAACAGATCTGAAAATGAATCCAAAAAACCGTTGGGCATTTTATCAACAGTTAGAGGTggattcaaaaaattaaaaagaattgtCAAAAAGAATTGTTGACTCAGATAgtgaattataaatacttagttatataactttattataatacttagctataacttaattttaaggtatttttatgatttttaatagtattgatGATAAAGACAAGTTGTCAAAAGTTTTAttctaatttgttaaaaaaaaaaatattatttattttagtttattttatattattattaacttgtaAGTAACAAGTATATACTTAAAGAtgtttttttaagttgtttttattaaataaaagttttgttttgtttattttctttgtaataagtgttataactaataacataagTAAAAAGTTTCAATTCAATAGTGCAACATTTTAACATACTgccttattttaaaaaaaatttcaattcaaAACTGCAACATGTGATCATATCTCAATAAaacaattcatatatttatacaatattagtaaCAATGGTAACATTAATTCAAGTCCTATGTGtgtacctaccaaaaattgtattcctagctaatttatttaatattttatagttgaccAAACATTCATTGATTTGTGAAATCGCTCTCCTGAAAAAAGTGGTTTTTCGAGTTATTGCAGTCATGAACTGGGGTgacaattataggtatacaaatatgataacaaa
This portion of the Acyrthosiphon pisum isolate AL4f chromosome A1, pea_aphid_22Mar2018_4r6ur, whole genome shotgun sequence genome encodes:
- the LOC100159238 gene encoding thioredoxin domain-containing protein 17-like isoform X1 yields the protein MVHSHRTKNYDEFMALMKTLEESKQKTFVVFTGTPNESGESWCSDCVIADPVIKKQIEHNEEHLKDTNIVYAQVGTREEWKNNNDNPFKLDKKIRLQFLPTLLRWGTLHKLQVEECLKPDLLNMIFEDTEDDS